The Vitis vinifera cultivar Pinot Noir 40024 chromosome 16, ASM3070453v1 DNA segment tttccatttgttctCCCGAAACCATTCTCCgtttcactttattttatttcatttcatttcatttttaaaagcaGTTTCAGATGATAAACTGCTAAATAATgctataattattttaaaaatagtaatttatttttaggattAATTCCATTCGCAACCAATGAGATTTGATATAAATACAcataaatgatttaaatttagTTCCTTAATACCTTAATAAAAGTATTATatgtataaaattaatttcaaaagattttagTTATGTGTGTTTACTAATgctctaaaaaatatattttctaaacaaaatacatttataaaGTATtaccaacaaaatttaaaatcaatagtagtttaataaattttcattaaaccTAGGGAGTAtgagtgaaattaacccttATTTTTAAGACATAGTGCCAAATGTTCTCTAAGTTTCAAAAATCCAGTGATCCAAAAAATCAAGGCAATCATAGACCCTGCTATTCTCTTTAAGGGTTCGtttgaacaaaaacaaaaataaaaataaaaatggattatAATTTTACATAAAAGAGAGGAATCCAAACCCTAACATCAATGTATTGTGGTTTCCATCACAATACATTTTTAATCTCTATTCCCATTTTTCctatgttaaaataaaattgatttccaATTCTCAAGGCCCTATTCATAGTTCCAAACATGCTCTAAATGGCATGGCATGGTTTGGCTTGGATTGGATTGTGTTTCAGAGACAACCCTAGAGACACCATGGCCGTTGCTTCAAACCATCATTGGCCAACCTAAAATAGCCTCATGGAGGGTTTGGTGCAAAATGACCCGAAAGGAATGGTTGACGTAAATTTGAAGCTATAGATTCAACTGCAGGCCTGATGCTGCACAATCCCCTGATTCAAGAGAAATcgaaaaacccaaaaacaaatGACCAAGCAGCTGCAGAGATGCAACTAGTACTAGACCACAATACCAGCAACTATAGTCATTGAAGTTAAGAGGGGCATGGGCATGCAGGCAACATGCTGCAGAGAGGCCTGTTTCAAAGAAAACCAATATCAAAGATACTACCAGACCACAAGACCAGCAATCAGGCATGGTCTTTGCACCGCTGCATTGCTGTAATAAGGGTTTTGGAGCTGTTCTATCTAGGAGTATGGTGTGTTTTCCTTCACTCAATCCATAGCCACAGTATTCAAATATGCAAAAGATGAAATGGAGAAGGAGAAGCGGTTAGTCTTCAACATACATTCTTGTTAAGCTAAGAATCAAGTTTGGAATAAACCAAAGATGGCATCATAACAAACTATTTGTTTCAAGTGAGATCAAACCGTCTTTTTTTACACCAGAAAAAAATGATACATCCTAATGAGTTTTATTGGTGAAGAGAAACTTATACAAACAGAGACAGATCCAAATCACCCTTCAACTAAGAACGAAAAAGTTATTGCAGTGGGAGATTATTTCATGGTTTCTAGCTAGGAGTTAATAGAGATAAAGGGGAAGAGAAAAGAACATACTAAACACACTCACACCCACTACCCTCGGGTGTGAGGACTCTCTTCGATTGTGTTGTCCTCATAAGGCCCCAACTTTCTTTACATTTGGACCATTTTGGCGATTTATCGTCATTCTTCCATAGCCTTGCAGCCACTGACTTAAGCCCGTTCCTCATGCATGTCACAACAACCGTGACAAGCTCTCTGCAGGATAAaacaattgttagaaataaaacCAGTCACTAAATGCTTGGATAAGCAAACAGGAAGATTCTACAAATACATGGGGGTAGGACTTGAACTCAAGACCTCTAGTTAACCAGCTCTACTACTATGTTGAGTTTTCCTAAAAACCTGAGCTGTTAGGATTTGGACTCACAGCGTACATCATGCTTTAACAAAACCATCTTATTGGTGAATTAAGGAATTGGTATAGCTATATTTTGTGAGAGTTGATACTAAAATTGCATCTTTCTTGACCTTTCGAGGATTTATATCAGGAGTCAAGCCGAAGTGTCACTAAACACTGCACCATCTTCCTTgccatttgttttattttcacattaatAACAGAGCAGAAACTATTCTCCACCAAACCACAGGATATAACCGTGTAAACTCAAGGAAAAGGATGTTTTTGTACTTACAATGGTGAGCATGGAGATCGACCGCCATTTACATAGTAAACGAATAAGTATGAATCATAATGCTGACCATTGATGAAGTAAAAATCATGCAGCCTTCGCACACACTTGAATaacattttcttataaaaatgaATGGCAGGATTGTTGTAACTAATAACGTGCAAATAAACTCCTCGGCATGTAGGAATACTTGAAGCATATTTGATAACCTCCCGAATAAGTGTAGAAGCTGCAATCCAACTCCAAATTTGTAATAATATCACAGACATTTCAAGACATGTCAACAGATAAAGATCATCTCACCTATGCCAAGATTTCTGTAAGTTTCCTCTACTCCCAGTGTCAGAATGTAGACTAGAGTTTGACCAGATTTTGATGAGTCACATTGGAGCATATCCCCTATCTTCAAAGCCAACAACAGTTAGACAAATTAAAAGAACTCAACAAACACAAACTATTTGTACCTTTTATtctttcaaataaaagaaaatctagAATGAGAAATGGAATCTCCAGAGTCATCCTGTCTATTCTACATGGACTCACAAATAAAAATGGACCAATGGTGCTACTCTAGAAGTTCAAATGATCAAAGAATGCTCAGCCTAGTTTTATCAATGAAAGTTTAGACAGTGAAGATGGGAATCATAAGTAAAGGTCAAGTTCAGATGGCTAAAATTACACAAACAATATAAGTTTGGCATCAGTGATCTACTTAGTTTGGGTATAATTTGTGGTAGGTTAAAACATGATTTACCCATCAGTAGTGCTTGAGAACCCACACAATTAATTAAGAGTGTTGGATGCAAGTCATATTGTGCTCCTCACAGAAGGCTCACCTCACTTTCATTTGCTAGAACAAGCCGTGCTGTAACAAATCCAATAATTTCATCACTTTCACCATTAGAACGATTGCGGTCAACAGCTCCCCAAGACACAATATCCCGTCCATTGACAACATTTTGGAAGAACTCAGATTCATATCTGGAAAAGTTTATGCTTTTTTTGTGAATGAAGCAACTACATCGTCTTATAGCTGATAACTCACAAGTATCAGATGAGATCATCTAACCTGATAGGAAACACATCGCCATGGATTTGCTCAAGAACATCCAGATCAGAGGGCCGTATGGGCCTGTAAGATATGATTGGCCGATGGGAGATCTTCAGGTCTACCATCGAAAATTGTGTCATTAATCTCCAGCAAAGATTTTATGTATTTGAAGAACCTGTACAGGCCCTTCTCCTTCCATTTATGCCACATCACCAACAAAGGCCATGCAGTGCTTTTTTGAGAGGAGAGCCATGCAGCACTTGCTTGAcactagtaaaaaaatttacttctcaTTAATTTCTAGTGATTATAAACCACAATGCCCATATACAAAAACATGCATGCAGACATATATAGAGGACCCACATAAAAGTCTGctaaaagaattataaaaagtAGTAGAGATAACAGGTTTCATGAGTCCTAACAGCCCTAATGCATTTTACAGATGCATTGAGTTCTAGCAAGAATCTGCCAGAGAAGGCCTTTATTAGAAtatgaaaagaaggaaaaacaacaGTAGCCCAACATTTTTGGacctttttttctaatttcattaTTTGGCCAACAGTTTAATATTTTCAGAAATGCACTGGTGCCGCTTCAAATTCAAATGCCAACCCAACTGTGCTTTTTGCAATCACTCACACATAATGATTATGCCAACTCAAGAGTAATTACTTGAAATAGTATTCAGATCACTTATGCTCTTTTGGTGGTTGGGACCTAAAGGCAGAAAAGAACCTTTCAAAGCAACAAGATTTCAAAAGCAACAATTTATAGGGTTccatattctcttttttttttttcttgatcttATTGGAAACTATATCAAACATGAATTTCTTCCATAATTTCTAGCAAACATGGCACAAGTTGCATATTTAACATTGCTAGCAACATGGAACTAGAAATATAGAGCACCAAGGATTGTTACTTTTCCAAGGCCATGTCCTGCAAGTATATACCACGTTATAGTGATTGCAAGgccatcattttcattaaatatgtCAGGATATGCAGAGTAGAGATGCAACCTTCTATTTAGAAAGTATTACCTTAGTAGACTCTCTCCTTGACAACCAATGGCACAAATCAAATCACTAAGTCTTCAGAAATCGTTCTCCACCTGCAGACTCCAGTAGTCAAGCTGATTAGTAATTTCACCAATAgccaaacacttttttttttttttgataaataccAATAGCCAAACTTTTAAGTAAAACAGATGTAACAATAAGCAATAATTTTGAGTATGACATAGTTTCATCAGTGTGAATAATTTGTTTAATGTACATAATAGTTAACACAACTGCAAAGCAACATCATTAGAATTTGGGCGCATTTAAGACAAAAATACTCCCTGAGTCCTATAAAATAATGGTTCATTTCTAGATCCAAAGGACTTGAGCTCCTAATGATCTCCATTAACTGTGATTCAAATTGCCCTTCCACACATCTAATCAGTTGTCTAAGCAAAAGCCTTCAATCAAGAGTGACCAAATATAAACAGAAGCAACCTGCTCTCCCACAGCAGTCAATTGCATTCACTGTATGTGCATGCTCCATCTTCATATAAGCAGCTCAAAATTAGCTTCAAGATCATTTGCATATTATTACATCTCCCCATATTTTGTACATTCTATCTCATGTGCAATGCAATCCTAGTGCATTTAGTTAATGAGAAGTTTACAGTAAAGTTCATTAGTGTTATAATACTGTTGAAAATACATACATTGtcacttaaataaaaaataagacagGATTAAACTACTCATCTGTGAAATCTGGCTTAAGATAAGGGGTTAGTATTGGGACATGGAGTGTTTCATGTTTGATATCATGTTACAAAAAGATTGAGCTACTAGTCTACAAAGCTCTTCTAAACCTTTCTTTATGTAGCATGTCAAAAGGGTAGGCCCTTGATCCACCACCACAAAAGCTAGAAATACAGACCATGTGAAAATCTATAATTCATtgagaaaaaaacaatttaaataacCATGCAATGGAAATGGCTCAGGACAGAGTCAGCCAACAAGTAGGACACAAAAAATGGTTGGACATCTTTCCGCCATTCTTAGACATCATGAATTATAGGATAACAAAACCCAGTTTTCTTTCCTGAAGTATCACATCCGTTACAATCTGGGATGAGCACACCCTTGGAGTGCAATGAGGATCTTTTAGATGTATGAAAGGTTGTTGGGAGAACAAGATTGGATTTGAGGCCAATAGCCCTggaacacctttttttttttttttttcctttcatttaacAGACAATattattgaagaaaaaagaCTATCCCAAACTAAATGTGAACTATGGAACACAGCAACCAGATTTGAGGACTAAAAACCCAAAGCAATGTAGGTTATATAAGATCCTTCAACTTGGACTCTGACAGCTCAGAGATTATGAAAGCATGATGCtcccaaaagaaatttaaaataaaggtaaaaaggtaaataataataaagagcAATCTTCCATGCCTTGCAATGTCAGCCCAAGACATTATTATGTTACCAACTTCAAAGAGGTGAGACAAGGAAAGAAGCACCCTGACCCAGTACTCGTCAGGTAAggaaaaatcaaaggaaaagcACAGAGACTACCGAGCAATGTACGAGCAGATTGTTCACCAACTCAATATCCAGTCTTCACATAGCATCCCTTCAGAAATCTCCAGCTCCTActaatcaaatgaaaaaaaaaatctaggagGGGAAGCGGTTAGGTGTGGTATGGTGTGTGAACAAAAGATTGGATTGGATTTGAGAAGCCCCTTTACAAGGGATTGAAGGACCCCTcccaaaatgatttttcttgCAAAGCACTTCCTAACTAAGGAAtcaatattaaggaaagaaaattcaaggaaagaTTCATTTCCACTTCTTCCTACACCAAGCAGCATTTGGATAAGGAACACGACTCCATAGCCTCATTCCCTCTTCTAAATTTTGTTCAATCACCCAAAGCCTAACTAAGCAAATTCATCAAATTGATCAAACACACAACTTGAAttctattttctcaaaatgattTGCCACAAAGCACCTCCCACTTTAGGAAACAActttaggggaaaaaaaatcaacaaaagacGTACTCCAACTTCTATTCTACATCAAGCACTATACTGTTAAGGAAAATGGCAGCTTGGCCCCattcctcttttttctttcttcaatcaCACAGATCTCAGCTGGCCATGGTAGCAAATTGTTCAAAGCCACAACTAAAAATCCTACATCCTTAAAAAGATAAGAagcttaatatatattaaacattCTTCTAAAAagtatcttcttcttcttcttctttcttccatCACATGAATCCCAACTATGATATCAAATTGATCAAACTCATGAATTAAATATCCTTCATcctaaaaggaaaatgaaagtcTGATGAAAATTGGACATAACAActattttttctcctttttagcAGGTAATCTTAACCACAACAACAATCTTCTTGTTTCTTCAATCACACAAATCCCAACTTAtgataatatcaaattaatcaTACCTGCAACTTAAAAATCCtaaattctataaataaaaataaaaatatgcccgataaaaataaagataacaaccatcctcttctttctttcttcattcaCACAATCCCAAGCGAGTATGATATCAAACTGATCAAACCTACAACTTAAATATCCTGTctcccaaaaaaataataagccTATTAAAAATTGAGCAACACAACCACAAATGCTTACATGTAAAAAAACACTCTCTATGCACCGAAGAGGGAACTTGAGAGCAATTATACCATCTCAATTTCTTGTGGCCATAGTCTATTGATCCTACCCTTACTCTTAAAATCAACAATACCATACAGAAACTTCAAATCCCAATTGAACTTGGAGTTTCTTGCAAGAGTTCAAGAGAGCTAAAATTCAAACAttacaatggaaaaaaaaaaccattgatgacaatcaataaataataaaaccgAGAAAAATGAATCGCCATACCAAATTCATAAAGTTTAACTATCAAATCCAATTTCCTTATTGAAAATCCTTGCAGGTACCAAAAAAAATTCAGTTCATTTgcagtaaataataataaatttttttccaaaaaaaaaaggacagaCCCAGATAACAGAGCTATCATATCAGCTCAATTTCCTATGATTATAACCAATTAAcatatccatatttttaaaatcatcaatGCAAAAGACACTTCAAATCCCAATTGAACTTGTAGGTGCTTGCAAGACTTAGGGAGAGCTAAAACACAAAGAAAggaattattaataaaaaaacattggtCAACATGAACTGTTCACACATCAAACtaagaaaatttcaaactaaCATATCCAAGTTCCTTACAGGAAACTGATTTGAATTCATcaaatttcaattcattttcagTGCCAAAAAAAAGGACCCAAATGGCATGAGCTATTATACCATGTCAGTTACTTATGGCCATACACCCATATTCTTTAAATCACAATACCACACAATCACTTCAAATCAACTTGCAGTTTTCTGCCACACTGAAATGAAgctaaaattcaaacaaaaacatcgattttttgagattttcaattcaagaaaaaaaaacaatcattgatcatgatcaaaatactaaaaatcCAGCCCACCAAATCCAAGTCCCTTGCACAAAATCCCTATGGATAACATCAAATTCAATTCATTTCAGTGAAAAAAAAGGTGCTCAAGATGTAATGAGCTATTATACGATCTCAATGTCCTATGGTTGTACCCATTTGACCATACCCATATTCTTAAAATAGACAATACCACACACTCACTTTGAATTCTTGCCAGGGTGAAGATGAtctaaaattctaaagaaaagaaaaaaaaacacattgaGATTAGCAGTTCTCAACCCAAGGAAAAACAATCATTGGTCCAGATCAAAGCAATAAAAATCCAAACTATCAAATCCAAGTTTCATACAGAAAACCCATGTGGACAACACCAAATTCAATTTGCTTTCAGTAAAGAAAAACACAGACCCAGGTGACATGAGCTATTACATCATCTCAATTGCTTATGGTCATACCCCTATCCTTAAAATCAACAATACCACACACCCACTTAAAATCAACTTGTAGTTTCCAGCGTAGTGAGAAAgagctaaattttttttttttttttttgataaccatGGATGTCTGGACCAGCTTACGCGCACCGACTAATCCCACGGGGCCCTGAAGTTAACGGGTAAACCTCTAGTGGCCCTAAGGGGACCCTAAGGGGACTCGAACGAGCTAAAATTCAAACAAACACATTGAGATTTCTAGGAGTATCAATTCAAGTGGACACAATCATTGGTCATAATTAAAGCAATGGAAATCCAGCCTATCAAGTCCAAGTCCCTTGTACAAAACCCAGTGGATAACATCaaattcaattcattttcactgaaaaataaaataaaataaataaataaataaaaccaaaccCAGATAAAGAGGTATCATACCATTTCAGTTTCTTTCGCCCCCACTCATCTTCTTAAAATCAACAACACCATACTCCCACTTCAAATTCTTGTCAGATTGAAAAGAAgctaaaatttcaaacaaaaaccCATTGAAATTTCTAGGAGTTTTCAATTCAAGACAAAACGATCATTGACCATGATCAAAGTAATAGAAATCCAGCCTTCAAATCCAAGTCCCTTGTACAAAACCCATGTGGGTAACACCaaattcaattcattttcaGTGAAAAAGAAACACGCAAACCCAGATAAATGAGCTATTATACCATCTCAGTTTCATTTCTATGGCCATACCCATATTCCTAAAATCAAAAAACACCACACTCCCACTTCAAATTCTTGCCGGACTGAGAAAGAGCTAAAATTTCAACCAAA contains these protein-coding regions:
- the LOC100259634 gene encoding histone acetyltransferase MCC1; amino-acid sequence: MTQFSMVDLKISHRPIISYRPIRPSDLDVLEQIHGDVFPIRYESEFFQNVVNGRDIVSWGAVDRNRSNGESDEIIGFVTARLVLANESEIGDMLQCDSSKSGQTLVYILTLGVEETYRNLGIASTLIREVIKYASSIPTCRGVYLHVISYNNPAIHFYKKMLFKCVRRLHDFYFINGQHYDSYLFVYYVNGGRSPCSPLELVTVVVTCMRNGLKSVAARLWKNDDKSPKWSKCKESWGLMRTTQSKRVLTPEGSGCECV